The proteins below are encoded in one region of uncultured Fibrobacter sp.:
- a CDS encoding DEAD/DEAH box helicase, producing the protein MAEQNRLILKDFITNLAGKTGGDVSRINSEDILEAFMEWAESRGTTLYPAQEEAILELLDGKNVILNTPTGSGKSMVALALHFDSIVHGRKSVYTCPIKALVNEKWMALCKEFGAENVGLSTGDATVNHDAPILCCTAEILANMALNEGEKLDIMDVVMDEFHYYSDRERGVAWQVPLLTLPQSRFLLMSATVGATEFFERDLTKHTGRETVTVRSTQRPVPLDFSYSTSEISTEVQKLVTEGKAPVYVVHFTQAAAASNAQNFMSLDLCTKEEKVKINEAIKEVRFSSPYGPDVKRWLKQGIGLHHAGLLPKYRILCEKLAQKGLLKVICGTDTLGVGVNVPIRTVLFTQLCKYSGDKTAILTARDFHQIAGRAGRKGFDDVGYVVAQAPEHVIENLKLEAKSRQTGKKFQKRKPPEHGYVPFDESTFKRLIDAQPEPLTSSFHVDHGMLLNILSRETDGCRAMRNLLKDCHESAASKKQLQHRAFMLFRSLVEKKIIEFVKPVAPGYSHLRVNMDLQDDFAMNQPLSLYLLDTLPKLDKDSPEYALDVITLCESIVENPDAILRIQQNKARDARLNELKAQGMEYNQRMEELEKVEYPKPLRDFIYDTYNAFAEVHPWVDVNVEPKSIVREMFENFSTFSGYVKQYNLQRMEAILLRHLNYVYKVLSQTVPDGYKNEELLEMQDYLGDMIRRVDSSLLEEWEKMAHPEDYQKRLEAGTAEDEAEKAFGADKAAADITYDKKRFLNMVRQRIFQIMGSLAKQDFADVLDSLAEDLAEGEMLADENGTPWTEKRLLEIMAAYTAEHHKFRMDVEGRALAHTIVTYDGNTMHVQQMLQDEEDFNDWSIDFELNLDECREAGVPLLKLQRIGEV; encoded by the coding sequence ATGGCAGAGCAAAACAGGCTCATTCTCAAGGATTTTATCACCAATCTCGCCGGGAAAACTGGCGGCGACGTTTCTAGAATCAACTCCGAAGACATTTTGGAAGCATTCATGGAGTGGGCGGAGTCACGCGGAACAACGCTCTATCCCGCACAAGAAGAAGCCATTCTCGAACTTTTGGACGGTAAAAACGTTATACTGAATACGCCCACAGGGAGTGGGAAATCCATGGTGGCGCTGGCGCTCCACTTCGACAGCATCGTGCATGGGCGCAAGAGTGTGTACACCTGCCCCATCAAGGCCCTGGTGAACGAGAAGTGGATGGCGCTCTGCAAGGAATTTGGTGCCGAGAATGTGGGCCTTTCGACCGGCGATGCGACCGTGAACCACGACGCTCCCATTCTCTGCTGCACAGCGGAAATTCTTGCCAACATGGCGCTCAACGAAGGCGAAAAACTCGACATCATGGACGTGGTGATGGACGAGTTCCATTACTACTCCGACCGTGAACGCGGTGTCGCCTGGCAGGTGCCGCTCCTGACGCTCCCGCAATCGAGATTCCTGTTGATGAGCGCAACCGTCGGTGCGACCGAATTTTTTGAACGTGACCTCACGAAGCATACCGGGCGCGAGACCGTGACCGTGCGTTCCACGCAGAGACCCGTGCCGCTCGACTTCAGCTACAGCACCTCCGAAATTTCGACCGAAGTACAGAAACTGGTGACCGAAGGCAAGGCGCCCGTCTATGTGGTCCACTTTACGCAGGCCGCCGCCGCAAGCAACGCGCAGAACTTCATGAGCCTGGACCTCTGCACCAAAGAGGAAAAAGTCAAGATAAACGAGGCCATCAAGGAAGTACGATTCTCCAGCCCTTATGGCCCCGATGTCAAGCGCTGGCTCAAACAGGGAATCGGCCTGCACCATGCAGGGCTCTTGCCCAAGTACCGCATCCTCTGCGAAAAGCTCGCCCAGAAAGGCTTGCTGAAAGTTATCTGCGGCACCGACACGCTCGGTGTGGGCGTGAATGTCCCTATCCGTACGGTGCTCTTTACGCAGCTCTGCAAGTACAGCGGCGACAAGACAGCGATTTTAACCGCACGAGACTTCCACCAGATTGCAGGCCGTGCCGGCCGCAAGGGCTTTGACGACGTAGGCTACGTGGTGGCACAGGCTCCCGAACATGTCATTGAGAACTTGAAACTCGAGGCGAAAAGCCGCCAGACCGGCAAGAAGTTCCAAAAGCGCAAGCCGCCCGAACACGGCTACGTCCCCTTCGACGAGAGCACATTCAAGCGCCTAATTGATGCCCAGCCCGAACCGCTCACTTCGAGTTTCCACGTGGACCATGGGATGCTCCTGAATATATTGAGCCGCGAGACCGACGGCTGCCGCGCCATGCGAAACCTTTTGAAAGACTGCCACGAAAGCGCCGCCAGCAAGAAGCAGTTGCAGCACCGCGCCTTCATGTTGTTCCGCAGCCTCGTGGAAAAGAAGATTATCGAATTCGTGAAGCCCGTTGCCCCCGGATACAGCCACCTGCGCGTGAACATGGATTTGCAGGACGACTTCGCGATGAACCAGCCGCTTTCGCTGTACCTGCTCGACACGCTCCCGAAACTAGACAAGGATTCGCCGGAATATGCGCTCGACGTGATTACCTTGTGCGAAAGCATCGTCGAGAATCCCGACGCCATTTTGCGTATCCAGCAGAACAAGGCCCGCGATGCCCGCCTGAACGAACTCAAGGCGCAGGGCATGGAATACAACCAGCGCATGGAAGAACTCGAGAAGGTCGAGTACCCCAAGCCGCTGCGAGACTTCATTTACGACACGTACAACGCCTTTGCCGAAGTCCACCCGTGGGTCGATGTGAACGTGGAACCCAAGAGCATCGTGCGCGAGATGTTCGAAAACTTCAGCACCTTCAGCGGTTACGTGAAGCAGTACAACCTGCAACGCATGGAAGCGATTCTGCTGCGCCATCTGAACTACGTGTATAAAGTTTTGAGCCAGACAGTGCCCGACGGCTACAAGAACGAGGAACTCCTCGAGATGCAGGACTACTTGGGCGACATGATCCGCCGCGTCGACTCGAGCCTGCTCGAGGAATGGGAAAAGATGGCCCACCCCGAAGACTACCAGAAACGCCTGGAAGCAGGTACCGCCGAAGACGAAGCGGAAAAGGCGTTCGGTGCCGACAAGGCCGCCGCCGACATTACCTACGACAAGAAGCGCTTCCTCAACATGGTCCGCCAGCGCATTTTCCAGATTATGGGAAGCCTCGCCAAGCAAGATTTTGCGGACGTACTCGACAGCCTCGCCGAAGATTTGGCCGAAGGCGAAATGCTCGCCGACGAAAATGGTACGCCGTGGACCGAAAAGCGCCTACTCGAAATCATGGCCGCCTACACCGCCGAACACCACAAGTTCCGCATGGACGTGGAAGGCCGCGCCCTCGCCCACACTATCGTTACCTACGATGGCAACACGATGCACGTACAGCAAATGCTCCAAGACGAAGAAGATTTCAACGACTGGAGCATTGATTTCGAATTGAACCTGGACGAATGCCGCGAAGCAGGAGTCCCGCTGTTGAAGCTACAGCGCATTGGCGAAGTGTAG
- the ispD gene encoding 2-C-methyl-D-erythritol 4-phosphate cytidylyltransferase: MQNLKGRFAAVLPAGGLGKRMGGNIPKQLMLLGGKPVYRYSLETFLEMEEIAEVVMAVPADWKHFFENEIFGDSANQLSDIVKDKLKIVVGGEERWQSVENGVNALTSDAEYVLVHDVARPFVSKEIILDVCETLINKGSCLVAKPAVDTIKIAKDGRVETTIDRNTVWMAQTPQAASIALLKKLYGRIAAEPLNFTPTDEASILEYFGESVYIVKGNTANDKLTTPEDFEVFANRAK; encoded by the coding sequence ATGCAGAACTTGAAAGGCAGATTCGCGGCTGTGCTCCCCGCCGGGGGACTCGGCAAACGCATGGGCGGAAACATTCCCAAGCAATTGATGCTCCTAGGCGGCAAGCCCGTGTACCGCTACAGCCTTGAGACATTCCTCGAGATGGAAGAAATCGCCGAAGTCGTGATGGCCGTGCCCGCCGACTGGAAGCATTTCTTCGAAAATGAAATTTTCGGCGATTCGGCAAACCAGCTCAGCGACATTGTTAAAGACAAGCTCAAAATCGTCGTGGGTGGCGAAGAACGTTGGCAATCCGTAGAGAACGGCGTGAACGCGCTTACGAGCGATGCCGAATACGTGCTGGTCCACGATGTGGCACGCCCGTTCGTGAGCAAGGAAATCATCCTAGACGTCTGTGAAACGCTCATCAACAAGGGCAGTTGCCTCGTGGCAAAACCTGCCGTCGATACAATCAAGATTGCAAAAGATGGCCGCGTCGAAACAACCATCGACCGCAACACCGTCTGGATGGCGCAAACACCGCAAGCAGCCTCCATCGCGTTACTAAAAAAGCTCTACGGGCGCATTGCCGCAGAGCCTCTGAACTTTACGCCCACCGACGAGGCGAGCATTCTGGAATACTTCGGCGAGAGCGTCTATATCGTGAAGGGCAATACCGCAAACGACAAGCTCACGACTCCCGAAGACTTCGAGGTTTTCGCGAACAGGGCAAAATAG
- a CDS encoding SO_0444 family Cu/Zn efflux transporter has product MSAVVDILEKFILQFVTLFSEMAPFLLLGFLLAGILHVWVPNHLYVPKIAKPNFKSVLWAALFGVPLPICSCGVIPTSIALRREGASKGASVSFLISTPATGVDSILATYSLLGGPFAILRPVAAFVTAMLGGVFTNFATRNEKDGSVAEAAGTHEHHHEHHHEHHHEHEHCDDDHCGCSDEHCECCGCEGEDDHGKRSFAQKIGETFRYGLVNMVGDVSKWLTIGLLLGALIAAFVPDDFFLFLHEYSLLCMLVVLLLAMPMYTCATGSIPLALALVEKGITPGAALVLLMAGPATSIASMLVVGKAFGKRTLVAYLVSIALGAMAFGFVVDTFLMDTFLASMLPHVSDECHGHGALGIFDYACAVLLAALMIYAKFAHKGCGGHCGCGEHGCCCCEDHDDDECGCHEHEHGESCHCHEHEHGHCVHDEPVSVTYRVNGMNCSHCKACVEKAVRMLDGVVFAEADVASKELRVQWHDEDDVNEDALKTAVDEAGFEFCGKI; this is encoded by the coding sequence ATGTCCGCTGTTGTCGACATCCTTGAAAAATTTATCTTGCAGTTTGTTACTCTGTTTTCCGAAATGGCTCCGTTTTTGCTGCTCGGCTTTTTGCTGGCGGGCATTTTGCATGTGTGGGTGCCAAACCACCTGTATGTCCCGAAGATCGCGAAGCCGAACTTCAAGTCAGTGCTGTGGGCGGCGCTGTTCGGCGTGCCACTCCCGATTTGCAGTTGTGGAGTAATCCCGACCTCCATTGCGCTACGTAGGGAAGGGGCGAGCAAGGGCGCGAGCGTAAGCTTCCTCATCTCTACACCCGCGACGGGCGTGGACTCGATTCTTGCGACGTATTCATTGTTGGGCGGGCCCTTTGCGATTCTAAGGCCGGTGGCCGCGTTCGTGACGGCGATGCTTGGCGGTGTGTTTACGAATTTCGCAACCCGCAACGAAAAAGACGGTTCGGTCGCTGAGGCTGCCGGGACGCACGAACATCATCATGAGCATCACCATGAACATCATCACGAACACGAACATTGCGACGATGACCACTGCGGTTGTTCCGACGAACATTGCGAATGCTGCGGCTGTGAGGGAGAAGATGATCATGGGAAACGTTCGTTTGCCCAGAAGATTGGCGAGACTTTCCGTTACGGGCTTGTCAATATGGTGGGTGACGTGAGCAAGTGGCTCACTATCGGGCTTTTGCTCGGTGCGTTGATTGCAGCCTTCGTGCCGGACGATTTCTTCTTGTTCCTGCACGAATACTCGCTGCTGTGCATGCTGGTGGTGTTGCTGCTTGCCATGCCGATGTACACCTGTGCGACTGGCTCCATCCCGCTGGCGCTTGCGCTTGTGGAAAAGGGTATTACGCCGGGGGCTGCGCTAGTGCTGTTGATGGCGGGCCCCGCGACAAGTATTGCTAGCATGCTCGTGGTGGGCAAGGCATTTGGCAAGCGGACGCTCGTGGCGTATCTGGTGTCGATTGCGCTTGGGGCGATGGCTTTCGGCTTTGTCGTCGATACGTTCCTGATGGATACGTTCCTCGCGTCGATGCTCCCGCATGTTTCGGATGAATGCCATGGGCACGGGGCGCTGGGCATATTCGATTACGCCTGCGCTGTGCTGCTGGCCGCCTTGATGATTTATGCGAAGTTTGCGCATAAGGGTTGCGGCGGTCACTGCGGTTGCGGTGAACATGGTTGCTGTTGTTGCGAAGACCATGACGACGATGAATGCGGTTGCCATGAGCATGAACACGGCGAATCTTGCCATTGCCATGAGCATGAACACGGGCATTGTGTCCATGACGAGCCTGTGTCGGTGACTTACCGCGTGAACGGCATGAACTGTAGCCACTGCAAAGCCTGCGTGGAAAAGGCTGTCCGTATGTTAGACGGGGTGGTGTTTGCCGAAGCCGATGTCGCGAGCAAGGAATTGCGCGTGCAATGGCACGACGAAGACGATGTAAATGAAGATGCGCTCAAGACGGCTGTGGATGAAGCCGGCTTCGAGTTCTGCGGAAAAATTTAA
- a CDS encoding metalloregulator ArsR/SmtB family transcription factor has translation MNSCSCIKNKNGDISMDVLFELSEFFKFFGDTTRIRIIHLMLSGEISVNEIAEKLNLEQSVVSHQLRILRTANLVKPRRDGRKIFYSLDDEHIGLIFNTGLTHILHKKGK, from the coding sequence ATGAATAGTTGTTCATGTATTAAAAATAAAAATGGCGATATTTCGATGGATGTCCTGTTCGAACTGTCGGAGTTCTTCAAGTTCTTCGGCGATACGACGCGCATCCGCATCATCCACCTCATGCTTTCGGGCGAAATTTCGGTGAACGAGATTGCCGAGAAGCTGAATTTGGAACAGTCGGTGGTGAGCCATCAGCTCCGAATCCTCAGAACGGCGAACCTTGTGAAGCCGCGTCGCGACGGACGCAAGATTTTCTATTCGCTCGATGATGAGCACATCGGCCTTATCTTCAATACGGGCCTCACGCATATTTTGCACAAGAAGGGTAAATAA
- a CDS encoding porin family protein, translating to MKKATIAASAILFAATCVFAQQENTPVQQTTIQQTTVQQTTVQQTTVQQTTVQQTTVQQTTAKQTAATPQDTVSEIDKTTAEQPARKVRNATAGLGIRGDYNFADYWGTDNLNGADGEASGWGFNVGVIARFEIIDVLWFTPELHFEYFKLSQDYDEINIQLKQSNLVLPLLFRAVLHPRAYFEVGPQLSLNLSYDVKYDADKADLHIPGTDIVVNRPTDFDDNIEQSTFAFGVAMGLGFYIIPDRLSINARIYVGLTDLYPDATSVMLYEGDIMKQKEGDKIKTEDCKVMEGTKLRAIKLGLSLWFI from the coding sequence ATGAAAAAAGCCACTATAGCCGCATCTGCAATCCTCTTTGCGGCAACATGCGTTTTTGCCCAGCAAGAGAACACCCCTGTTCAGCAGACAACGATCCAGCAGACTACTGTTCAACAAACGACCGTTCAACAAACAACAGTCCAACAGACCACGGTCCAGCAAACAACCGTCCAGCAAACGACAGCCAAACAGACTGCCGCCACCCCGCAGGATACGGTTTCTGAAATTGACAAGACCACAGCCGAACAACCGGCAAGAAAAGTCCGCAACGCCACCGCTGGCCTTGGCATCCGTGGCGACTATAACTTTGCAGACTATTGGGGAACCGACAACTTGAACGGAGCCGACGGAGAAGCGAGCGGCTGGGGCTTCAATGTGGGCGTCATCGCACGATTCGAAATCATTGACGTACTCTGGTTCACTCCGGAACTGCACTTTGAATATTTCAAATTATCTCAGGATTACGACGAAATCAACATTCAATTGAAGCAGAGCAACCTAGTCCTTCCGTTATTGTTCAGAGCCGTTCTGCACCCGCGCGCCTACTTTGAAGTCGGCCCTCAGTTAAGCCTCAACCTTAGCTACGACGTAAAATACGATGCGGATAAAGCCGACCTCCATATTCCAGGTACCGACATTGTCGTGAATCGCCCCACAGACTTTGACGACAATATCGAACAGTCAACTTTCGCATTCGGTGTCGCCATGGGTTTGGGTTTCTACATCATCCCCGACCGTTTAAGCATCAACGCCCGCATCTATGTCGGTCTCACGGACCTCTACCCCGATGCAACGAGCGTCATGCTGTATGAAGGCGACATCATGAAACAAAAAGAGGGCGACAAAATCAAAACCGAAGACTGCAAAGTCATGGAAGGCACAAAACTCCGTGCCATCAAGCTCGGCCTGAGTTTGTGGTTCATCTAA
- a CDS encoding 4Fe-4S binding protein, whose translation MKKLVHDKEKCLACAGCVGICPKMALDIYGLELQIDHDKCVRCGICTKACPAGALKITEVNDA comes from the coding sequence ATGAAAAAACTCGTTCACGACAAAGAAAAATGCCTCGCTTGTGCAGGTTGTGTCGGGATTTGCCCCAAAATGGCACTCGACATATACGGTTTGGAACTCCAAATCGACCACGATAAATGCGTACGTTGCGGCATCTGCACAAAAGCCTGCCCTGCCGGTGCCCTGAAAATTACGGAGGTGAACGATGCTTGA
- a CDS encoding NAD(P)/FAD-dependent oxidoreductase yields MLDSCYDVVVIGAGPAGSVAARDLAREGHKVLLLEKRERIGYPVRCGEASTTLADLQTYGPIDDSCIESIINGLYIYGPNGENIEVPKPGTGIMLNREIFDPWLAKLAEDEGAQLVTCARATFVGDVQGSERMVRVALGKGNGDGTVTETGTQEIFAKMVIAADGVESRIGRMVGLDCMQYPGKTCTGVDIQVQGILTKPDYLTFWQGHDFINDGYIWSFPKQKSNVTNFGAGFLANGKHDGTILEITMEWLEKLFPGAKINYTVGGLIPVSSVLKDYTLDRFALVGDAAHHTNPLTGGGIAAAMRAGRFCAQYVNDGLGRGVLSKEFLKQYEKRCYNHFGKMHDFELKFRRFLLALNRDDQIGLYKVLQGFALGGYKKSAFLKTPVQSAKYLYKFVKFK; encoded by the coding sequence ATGCTTGATTCTTGCTACGACGTCGTGGTCATTGGTGCGGGGCCTGCAGGCTCTGTGGCGGCAAGGGACCTCGCCCGCGAAGGCCACAAAGTCCTCCTTCTGGAAAAACGCGAACGCATCGGCTACCCGGTCCGCTGTGGCGAAGCAAGTACCACGCTTGCCGACCTGCAGACTTACGGCCCCATCGACGACAGTTGCATCGAAAGCATTATCAACGGGCTATATATTTATGGCCCAAACGGCGAGAACATCGAAGTCCCGAAACCGGGTACGGGCATCATGCTGAACCGTGAAATTTTTGACCCGTGGCTTGCCAAACTGGCCGAAGACGAAGGCGCACAACTCGTGACGTGTGCACGTGCCACGTTCGTGGGAGATGTCCAAGGCAGCGAACGCATGGTCAGGGTCGCTCTCGGTAAAGGGAACGGAGACGGAACCGTTACCGAAACGGGAACACAAGAAATTTTTGCAAAGATGGTCATTGCGGCAGACGGCGTGGAAAGCCGCATCGGTCGCATGGTCGGGCTCGACTGCATGCAATACCCAGGCAAGACATGCACCGGAGTCGACATCCAGGTACAAGGAATTTTGACCAAGCCCGATTATCTCACCTTCTGGCAGGGTCACGACTTCATCAACGACGGCTATATCTGGAGTTTCCCGAAGCAAAAATCCAATGTCACCAACTTCGGCGCGGGATTCCTTGCAAACGGAAAGCACGACGGGACCATTCTTGAAATTACGATGGAATGGCTCGAAAAGCTCTTCCCCGGAGCCAAAATCAATTATACCGTCGGCGGGTTAATCCCCGTCTCGAGCGTACTCAAAGACTATACATTAGATCGGTTCGCCCTGGTGGGCGACGCCGCCCACCACACCAACCCGCTCACGGGTGGTGGCATCGCTGCCGCGATGCGGGCGGGCCGTTTCTGCGCCCAATACGTCAATGACGGACTGGGTCGCGGTGTTCTTTCCAAGGAATTCTTGAAACAGTACGAAAAACGCTGCTATAACCATTTCGGCAAAATGCACGACTTCGAGCTCAAGTTCCGCAGGTTCCTGCTCGCACTGAATCGAGATGACCAGATAGGGCTTTACAAGGTGTTGCAAGGATTCGCCTTGGGCGGATACAAAAAGAGCGCCTTCCTCAAGACGCCCGTACAAAGCGCGAAGTATCTGTATAAGTTCGTGAAGTTTAAGTAG
- a CDS encoding NAD-binding protein, whose product MKVLLFGSTGLVGRNVLKLLVRLPQVERVYCPVRREPALSEFGILEGASKVDFDEVDFEQIISKSPDADNAELRKLRENFPGADAAFCCLGTTRKQAGSRCAQERVDVRLPLTLAAIAKKQGVPHFLCVSAQGANSHSPFFYNRLKGMLEEGLTMMNFDALTLVRPSLLLGKHKDKRFGEELLQKVFGAHPEWIPERLRPVHAETVAAHLVASLLKPPTEHVCASDGVKGKRIIYNRVLAQTKVEELF is encoded by the coding sequence ATGAAAGTTCTTCTTTTCGGTTCGACAGGTTTGGTGGGCCGAAATGTGCTCAAGTTGTTGGTGCGTTTGCCCCAAGTGGAGCGCGTGTACTGCCCCGTGCGCAGAGAACCCGCACTTTCGGAATTCGGAATCTTGGAAGGCGCTTCAAAGGTGGACTTCGACGAAGTTGATTTTGAACAGATTATAAGTAAATCGCCTGATGCCGACAATGCCGAATTGCGCAAGCTGCGCGAGAACTTTCCGGGGGCCGATGCGGCCTTTTGTTGCCTAGGAACGACAAGGAAACAGGCGGGAAGCCGCTGCGCTCAAGAAAGAGTGGATGTGCGCCTGCCCCTTACTTTGGCCGCCATCGCCAAAAAACAGGGGGTTCCGCATTTTTTGTGTGTGAGTGCGCAGGGGGCGAATTCGCATTCACCATTCTTTTATAACCGTCTCAAGGGAATGCTCGAAGAAGGCTTGACCATGATGAACTTTGATGCGCTTACTTTGGTGCGTCCGTCGCTATTGCTTGGCAAGCATAAAGATAAGCGCTTTGGCGAAGAACTATTGCAAAAGGTTTTCGGAGCGCACCCTGAATGGATTCCCGAGCGGCTCCGCCCCGTGCATGCCGAAACAGTTGCGGCACATCTGGTCGCTTCCCTGCTCAAGCCACCGACGGAGCATGTATGCGCTAGTGACGGCGTGAAAGGGAAAAGGATAATATATAATCGGGTGCTCGCGCAAACGAAAGTGGAAGAATTGTTTTGA